Proteins from one Vibrio pomeroyi genomic window:
- a CDS encoding patatin-like phospholipase family protein, which produces MNRLISSGLTVALSLLVVACSSPHTLDVRVNKDNYKEVTVEEASSVAEPLRIWASESPDFLYSPADQTTPITVSGDQLNILALSGGGANGAFGAGILIGLEESGQLKDYSIVTGISAGALIAPFVFIGGDAFSKMKDVMLNINDKSVLGKKNFLNTVFKDAFTDGENLYQFIAEAFPEPMIEQIAAQHRSGKRLFIGSTHFDSGELVIWNVGAIANSDMLDKSELIYKVLAASASIPGVFPPQFIDVEHEGEIFEELHVDGGLATQVFFNPSNFDYQQISDALGLETPPQLDVIRNGALKAPYHSLRDKGLDLVANSVSSLTLAQTRGDLYRMKYISEINNIDMQFTYIEHDFGYAKRTKDMFDEHYLLTIYEYGYHKATQGKPWVTELP; this is translated from the coding sequence ATGAACCGTCTAATCTCTTCGGGTCTTACCGTTGCTTTGTCACTCTTGGTAGTGGCTTGTAGTTCACCTCACACGCTAGACGTACGCGTAAACAAAGACAATTACAAAGAAGTCACTGTAGAAGAAGCATCATCAGTCGCCGAGCCATTGCGTATTTGGGCGAGTGAGTCGCCAGACTTCTTATACTCTCCAGCAGATCAAACCACGCCGATTACCGTGTCAGGTGACCAATTGAACATTTTGGCTTTGTCAGGAGGTGGTGCCAACGGAGCTTTTGGTGCCGGTATCTTGATAGGGCTTGAAGAATCAGGCCAGCTGAAAGATTACTCGATAGTAACGGGGATCAGCGCAGGCGCTTTAATAGCACCGTTTGTGTTCATCGGAGGAGATGCGTTTTCGAAGATGAAGGACGTGATGTTGAACATAAATGATAAATCCGTACTCGGTAAAAAGAATTTTTTGAACACCGTCTTTAAAGATGCGTTTACCGATGGCGAAAACTTGTATCAGTTTATTGCTGAAGCTTTCCCAGAACCGATGATTGAGCAAATCGCAGCACAACATCGTAGCGGTAAGCGTCTGTTTATTGGTAGCACTCATTTTGATTCTGGTGAGCTTGTCATTTGGAATGTGGGTGCAATAGCAAATAGCGACATGCTAGATAAGTCTGAACTCATATATAAGGTGTTGGCCGCAAGCGCGTCTATTCCTGGTGTATTCCCACCGCAGTTCATCGATGTAGAGCATGAAGGTGAAATCTTTGAAGAACTGCACGTCGATGGCGGTTTAGCGACTCAAGTGTTCTTCAATCCATCTAACTTCGACTATCAACAGATCTCAGATGCACTTGGGTTAGAAACACCACCACAGCTTGATGTTATTCGAAATGGCGCGCTAAAAGCACCGTATCACTCGCTGAGAGATAAGGGGCTCGATTTGGTAGCAAATAGCGTCTCAAGCCTGACGCTTGCACAAACGCGTGGTGACTTATATCGAATGAAATACATCAGTGAAATCAACAACATTGATATGCAATTTACTTACATCGAGCACGACTTTGGTTACGCCAAACGAACCAAAGACATGTTTGATGAACATTACCTATTAACCATATATGAATACGGTTATCACAAAGCAACTCAAGGCAAACCTTGGGTAACCGAATTACCTTGA